The DNA sequence TATGGCAAGCAGCAAGGGAGTGTTGTGTGGAGCAGGGTTTGAAACACCTGCTGAAGCTTTGTATATGAAGAAAAAGCTGTTGGTTATTCCGATGAAGAATCAGTATGAGCAACAGTGTAATGCAGCTGCCCTCAAGAATATGGGAGTGCCTGTAATAAAGTCATTGAAGAAAAAACATTACGAGACAATTCAGTCTTGGTTGGAAAGCGCTCAGCTAGTAGAGGTGAACTACCCTGACAATGCTGAGGAAGCTGTAAAGATTTTGCTTGAAGATTTTCAAGCGCATATGCTATCGGATGCTTATGAATTTGCGGAAGAGCTAGATTACAGAAAAAACCTTATACCTCAAGTAATTGGGGCATAACTAGATTTTTCTGTTTTATTTCAATTCTCGTGATATCCGGAAAGGGTAGTGCTTTATAGTGCTGCTCTTTTTTTATATAAAAGACAAAAGACTTGAGACAAGCTATAGAAGTCTCAAGTCTTTTGTTAAAAGTCTTATATCTTAATAATACTTTCCTTCTTTCAGGTAGTTCTGAACATAATCAGTTACACCTTCTTCCAGCGTATGGAAAGGCTTGTCGTAACCGATTTTTCTCAGTTTATCCATATTAGCCTCTGTGAAGTACTGGTACTTGTCACGGATGTCTTCAGGAGTATCAATGAATGAGATGTTTTCAGCAACATCCAGTGCCTTGAAAGTGGCTCTTGTCAGATCCAGGAACGTACGTGCATTACCTGTTCCCAAGTTGTATAAACCAGAGTCCTTACGGTGATGAAGTAGGAACATCATTACATCCACTACATCTTTCACATAAACAAAGTCTCTTGTCTGCTCACCATCCTTGAACTCAGGATTGTGTGAACGGAACAGCTTCATGCCATCTGTTTTGGTAATTTGGTTGAAGGCATGCATAATCACAGAAGCCATTCTGCTTTTGTGATACTCATTGGGACCATATACGTTAAAGAACTTCAGCCCAGCCCAGAAGAATGGTTTTTTCTCCTGCTTCAATGCCCACTTGTCAAATTCATTCTTTGAAACGCCGTATGGGTTCAATGGCTGAAGCTTTTCTACCACTTCTTCATTGTCATCATAACCGAACTCACCCAAGCCATATGTAGCCGCTGAAGAAGCGTAAACCAATGGAATGTAGTACTTGCAGCAAGCTTCCCACATCTGCTTGGTGTAATCCAGATTCAGCTTGTTGAGCAATTCCATGTCAAACTCAGCTGTGTCGGTTCTAGCTCCAAGATGGAAGATAAACTCTACTTCCTCGTAGTTTTTGTCTAGCCACGCAAAGAAATCATCTCTGTGAACACGCTCTTGAATCTTTTTGCCTTCAAGGTTTTTGTTTTTTGCCTCGTTGGAAAAATCATCCACAGCGATGATGTAATTGAAGTTATCCTTGTTTAGTCGCTCAATCATGCAGCTGCCGATAAAGCCTGCCGCTCCTGTCACTACTATCATTGTTCGGAATTATGAATTATCTGATGAATAATAGATTTGTCATGCAAAAAGGACGTCTGCTTTGTATAGTCGCCTTATGCTTTCGGGGCGCAAGTTACTGAATTTTTTATTTAGGCGAGGTGCGATAAGTCAGGTCCTTTTATTAAATAGAAAATTGAACAATATTTGGCCTCGAATAGATTAATTCAATTAACACCCTAGTAACGGAACTTAGGCAAAGGGTGTTCAATTTTTTACCCAAATACATATCTTATATCTATGAACTATACCAAGAATATTTGGATACTTTTGTTGTTGCTTGCACCATTTTTTCAATCATGTTCTGATGACGACGGAGACGATCCACAGCCAATCAATGAGAAGTTGGTATCTTATGAAAAAGCCCAAGTGATTTCTGAAACGTTTGCAGAGCAGGCAGCTCAAATTGCTGGATATGGTGATTTCACGGAGTTTATTGAAAACGATACGGATGTTTATGCCATCATATACAAAACCACTTATCAGGGAAATGAGATTCAGGCTTCAGGGTTGGTGAGTGTGCCAAAACTGTCAGACCCTTCGCCATTGATTATGGTACATCGTGGAACGATCTTTTCAGATACGGAAACACCTTCAGAAAATCCGTTGTCACCATATGCTTTATTTGGGACTTTGGGCTACATTTCTTTTACGCCGGATTTAATTGGTTTTGGAGCATCAAAAGACGTTTTCCACCCTTATTTTGAATATGAACATACCGTAGATGCTTCATTGGATATGCTGGTGGCTGTAAAAGAGCTGCTTAATGAACTGGAAATCACTTATGACCCTACTCTATTTATTACAGGGTATTCTCAAGGAGGGTATTCTGCGATGGCTACATTAAAAGGAATGGAGGATTCTTCAGATGATTTTGGTGTTGAGATAGGAGGAGTAGCTGCTGGTGCAGGTGGATATGACATCAATAAGGTAATGGATGAAATTGTCATGGAAGATACTTATAGCTCACCGGGCTTTCTGACATTTGTAGTTCAGTCTTATCATGAAACCTACAATTGGGATACTCCTTATTCAGAATACTTCAATGAGCCATATGCACAGCGAATTGCAGGTGGTCTATTGGAGGGGGCCAATACACAAGAAGAAGTCAATGCGCAACTGAGTACAGAGTTGGATACCTTGTTTACTGCAGCTTTTTTAGCAGCTGTAAGGGAAGGTACAGAAGAGCAAGTTTCTGGAGCGATGGCTACTAACAGTGTAGCTGATTGGGCACCTCAATCGCCATTAAGACTTTATCACAGCCCCAATGATGAATCTGTTCCTTATGCCTCGTCAACTTTTACTTATGATTTGATGGTATCTAATGGAGCAGAAGATATAGATTTTAAGGAAATAGGTGGAGACAACCATGCTGATGCAGCTGCCTATATGTTATTGGAAGGCTACCTGTGGATTGAGAGTCGCAGGGCAGAGCTGATTCCATAAGACGTTGTAAGGTTTTAGCCATCATAACAAAGCCACCTTTGGTCATGAAAAGACGAAGGGTGGCTTTCTTTATTTGAACCACTTTATCAAATATTTTGTATTTCTGAATAGGAAATGCCCTCCCACCATTAATGACATACCTGTCTACTGAAGGCTGTTCTTATCTTATAACATGCTGTAATTCATATGAAATCACCCTTTAAAAGCCCATGTAATTGATCATTTCAAGATGATAAACATTATGTAAGGTTTGAAGTGTTTTATTTCTTAACAATGTACATAATGACTCTTTTGTGACACTTATTTAAGCACATGTAACACCACGTTAGACACGCATTTTTTATTGTCAAAGTGCCTCTTGTGCACATTTTAGACAATGTGTTGACCGAAAACATCTCCAATTGGTTATGAAAAAACATTACTATTTTCCTCGTGTAAGATTATGGCTCTTCTTTGCTATTATCCTGCATTTGATTTGTGCTCCTGCATGGGCACAGGATCGAACAGTGTCAGGTACTGTTACCGATGCCGAGTCAGGTACACCTTTGATAGGGGTCAGCATTGTAGTTGAGGATGCTGCCGAACAGAAAGGTGTGACTTCAGATATAGATGGTAAGTATAGGATTAACCTGTCTGAGGGAGAGAATGCCTTGAAGTTTTCATATATCGGCTATATATCACAGACTGTACTAGTGGATGGAAGGGAAGTGGTAGACGTTCAGATGGAAGTAGATGCTGAAGAGTTGGAAGAAGTAGTGGTGGTGGGATATGGTGTACAGAAGAAAAGTGACCTTACGGGGTCAGTGACTTCCATAAAGAGTGAAGACATTACGAAGTTGCCAGTGCCAAATGCTACCGAATCTTTACAGGGAAAAGTATCAGGTGTGCAAGTCGTACAGACCTCAGGAGCACCGGGAGCCACGCCTACTGTCAGGATTAGAGGTGTTGGTACAACAGGAGATGCAAGTCCCCTATACGTGGTGGATGGTATGTTGACCAATGATATTTCCTACTTGGCTCCAACAGATATCACTTCTATGGAAGTGTTGAAGGATGCGTCCGCAACAGCCATATACGGTTCGAGGGGTGCCAATGGAGTCATTATCATTACAACAAGGCGAGGAAAAAGTGGCAAGGCCCAGATCAGTTATGATGGCTATGCAGGTTTGCAGACAGTATATGAACGGATTGACATGGTCAATGCGAGTGAATATGCACAACTGGTAAACGAAATCAAGCTTAATTCGGGACAGCAACCTATTTATTCACAGGATCAGATCAACAATTTCGGGAAAGGAACGGATTGGTTTGATGAAGTCCTCCATACAGCCTTTATCCAAAATCACCAGCTTTCATTCAATGGAGGCTCTGAAAGGATGACTTACAGCATTAGTGCAGGGTACTTTTATCAGGATGGGGTTGTGGAGGAGTCTAGTTATGATCGGGTCAATTTTAGGGTAAACAACAACTATAAGTTAACCAGTCGGATTGATGTAGGGCACAATATAGCCTTCTCCTTTAGCGATACGGACAATGCCCCTGATAACATTATTCAAAACACCTATTGGTTTGCCCCGACGATTCCTCCAAGAACAAATGATTTCTATTCGCCTTCCAATACCAATATTGCCAATCCTGAAGCACAGATTGCTTTCACGAATAATGAAACGAAGGAACACAGGCTATTGGGAAATGTGTACATGGATATTGACTTGTGGAAGTACTTTACTTTCAGGTCTAACTTTGGTGTAGACGTGCTTTTTAGGGAGAATACAGACTTCGCCCCTCAATTTTTGGTTTCCAATCTCCAAAGGCAAGTTAGAAGCCGCATTATGAAAGAGTGGACAAACGAACGCTCTTGGCTATGGGAAAATACACTGACCTTTGCGAAAGACTGGGGAGATAACCATCGACTGACAGTTTTGGGAGGATATACCTCTCAGGAATTTAGAACAGAGAATCTGTCAGGTACTACTTCAGGGTTTCCATCTGACATACCACAGTCAATCGTGGATCAGGGAATTCCTTTTGAAAATATATTGCCGGAAGACCTTTGGTATTTGGATGCAGGTTTGAACACAGCAGATGCCCGTACGAATGCAAATACAGCAGAAGAATGGGCAATTATATCCTACCTGTTTAGAGTAAACTACACCTTTATGAATAGGTATTTGTTTACAGCGTCAGTTAGAACGGATGGTTCGTCTAGGTTTGGCGAAAATAACCGCTATGCAACCTTCCCTTCATTTGCACTTGGGTGGAGGGTTTCTGAAGAACCATTCTTTGGCTCTAAGGACATTGTCAGTAACCTAAAAATTAGGGGTAGCTGGGGACAGATAGGTAACGACAAGATTGGCGTCTATCGCTCTCAAGTAGCTGTAGCAGGTAACCTTAACTATGTATTTGGACCTAGTGAAGTGACGGAAGCAGGTTTGACCGTACGGGATATTGCCAACCCAGACCTGAAGTGGGAAACAACAGAGCAATGGAATGTGGGTTTTGAGTTGGGATTGTTTAAGGACAGGTTAAGTCTGGAAATGGACTACTACAGCAGGAATACCAAAGACCTGTTGGTTGAAGTGAACGTACCGTCCCAATTAGGGTTTGAAGGTAACCTTCCTACCAACTTGGGAGAAGTTCGAAACCGTGGTATTGACTTGAGCTTAAATTGGGAAGATGATATCAATGACAATTTCTCATACAACTTTGGAGTCGTACTGTCAACAGTAGACAACGAAGTGCTTGAACTTGGTGGAGCAGGTGAGATTGCTGAAGGTGCTGTTGGGGGGAATGTACCGAATACTGTAACCCTTACTAGAGTGGGAGGAGAGATCGGAGCCTTTTATGGGTATAAAACACAAGGTGTTTTTACAGACCAATCCCAAATTGATGAATTCAATGGGTTGGATGGCGATGCTTCAACACCTTATGATGCTCAGGCACAACCTGGTGATTTGATCTATCAGGATACCAATGGAGATGGACAAATCACTCCGGAAGATAGGGTGTTCATAGGCTCTCCAATTCCAGAACTGATTTTAGGAGTAAACTTCGGCTTTAATCTGGCAGGGTTTGATTTCTCAGCAAGCTTTAATGGTGAGTTTGGCAATGAAATCTATAACGCTAAGAAGCAGATCAGGACGGATGATGTGAACTTTGAAGATACATACCTTGCTCGTTGGCAACAACCAGGGGATGTCACCAATGAGCCAAGAGTGACCAACGGAGGGATCAACTATAATCGGGTATCAGATCGCTTTGTAGAGGATGCCAACTATTTCAGGCTTAGAAATGTTGTGTTGGGTTATACTTTCCCACAGGCGCTTACTGAAAGTATCAAGATAAGTAAGCTG is a window from the Limibacter armeniacum genome containing:
- the rfaD gene encoding ADP-glyceromanno-heptose 6-epimerase, translating into MIVVTGAAGFIGSCMIERLNKDNFNYIIAVDDFSNEAKNKNLEGKKIQERVHRDDFFAWLDKNYEEVEFIFHLGARTDTAEFDMELLNKLNLDYTKQMWEACCKYYIPLVYASSAATYGLGEFGYDDNEEVVEKLQPLNPYGVSKNEFDKWALKQEKKPFFWAGLKFFNVYGPNEYHKSRMASVIMHAFNQITKTDGMKLFRSHNPEFKDGEQTRDFVYVKDVVDVMMFLLHHRKDSGLYNLGTGNARTFLDLTRATFKALDVAENISFIDTPEDIRDKYQYFTEANMDKLRKIGYDKPFHTLEEGVTDYVQNYLKEGKYY
- a CDS encoding alpha/beta hydrolase family protein — protein: MNYTKNIWILLLLLAPFFQSCSDDDGDDPQPINEKLVSYEKAQVISETFAEQAAQIAGYGDFTEFIENDTDVYAIIYKTTYQGNEIQASGLVSVPKLSDPSPLIMVHRGTIFSDTETPSENPLSPYALFGTLGYISFTPDLIGFGASKDVFHPYFEYEHTVDASLDMLVAVKELLNELEITYDPTLFITGYSQGGYSAMATLKGMEDSSDDFGVEIGGVAAGAGGYDINKVMDEIVMEDTYSSPGFLTFVVQSYHETYNWDTPYSEYFNEPYAQRIAGGLLEGANTQEEVNAQLSTELDTLFTAAFLAAVREGTEEQVSGAMATNSVADWAPQSPLRLYHSPNDESVPYASSTFTYDLMVSNGAEDIDFKEIGGDNHADAAAYMLLEGYLWIESRRAELIP
- a CDS encoding SusC/RagA family TonB-linked outer membrane protein; the encoded protein is MKKHYYFPRVRLWLFFAIILHLICAPAWAQDRTVSGTVTDAESGTPLIGVSIVVEDAAEQKGVTSDIDGKYRINLSEGENALKFSYIGYISQTVLVDGREVVDVQMEVDAEELEEVVVVGYGVQKKSDLTGSVTSIKSEDITKLPVPNATESLQGKVSGVQVVQTSGAPGATPTVRIRGVGTTGDASPLYVVDGMLTNDISYLAPTDITSMEVLKDASATAIYGSRGANGVIIITTRRGKSGKAQISYDGYAGLQTVYERIDMVNASEYAQLVNEIKLNSGQQPIYSQDQINNFGKGTDWFDEVLHTAFIQNHQLSFNGGSERMTYSISAGYFYQDGVVEESSYDRVNFRVNNNYKLTSRIDVGHNIAFSFSDTDNAPDNIIQNTYWFAPTIPPRTNDFYSPSNTNIANPEAQIAFTNNETKEHRLLGNVYMDIDLWKYFTFRSNFGVDVLFRENTDFAPQFLVSNLQRQVRSRIMKEWTNERSWLWENTLTFAKDWGDNHRLTVLGGYTSQEFRTENLSGTTSGFPSDIPQSIVDQGIPFENILPEDLWYLDAGLNTADARTNANTAEEWAIISYLFRVNYTFMNRYLFTASVRTDGSSRFGENNRYATFPSFALGWRVSEEPFFGSKDIVSNLKIRGSWGQIGNDKIGVYRSQVAVAGNLNYVFGPSEVTEAGLTVRDIANPDLKWETTEQWNVGFELGLFKDRLSLEMDYYSRNTKDLLVEVNVPSQLGFEGNLPTNLGEVRNRGIDLSLNWEDDINDNFSYNFGVVLSTVDNEVLELGGAGEIAEGAVGGNVPNTVTLTRVGGEIGAFYGYKTQGVFTDQSQIDEFNGLDGDASTPYDAQAQPGDLIYQDTNGDGQITPEDRVFIGSPIPELILGVNFGFNLAGFDFSASFNGEFGNEIYNAKKQIRTDDVNFEDTYLARWQQPGDVTNEPRVTNGGINYNRVSDRFVEDANYFRLRNVVLGYTFPQALTESIKISKLRVYVSGTNIVTFTDYSGFTPEISGDSPLDTGIDRGVYPIAATYLFGVNVTY